In the genome of Photobacterium sp. TLY01, one region contains:
- a CDS encoding DUF6279 family lipoprotein — MSLACARWHRPLLFLCLLVFLSGCAARLAYNTMNYWVPWYLDDYVSLTPAQASRFESELLQAQAVHRRQELPKLHQQILEFQQDLQRPLTSAQIARYHDSFTALAEQSVSVFTPPVANLLRYLSNIQIDQINSKINKDLDELRTKREKLSQEEKLQRYTARFEKFSKEWVGSLTKEQQAMIGELAKHQLDMEPVFFSVRSGLYQQWQTLLSQRHRPEFDARFETLLKDVVGLRYAPVQSQLDQYLQRRFALMAQLNQSLSSSQRQYLMNQLTETRKEIAVLIQQ, encoded by the coding sequence GTGAGTCTAGCCTGTGCTCGTTGGCATCGTCCGTTACTGTTCCTGTGTTTGTTGGTTTTTCTCTCGGGGTGTGCCGCCCGTCTTGCCTATAACACCATGAACTATTGGGTTCCCTGGTATCTGGATGATTATGTCAGTCTGACGCCAGCGCAGGCATCCCGGTTTGAAAGCGAGCTGTTACAGGCTCAGGCTGTGCACCGCCGGCAAGAGTTACCTAAGCTGCATCAGCAGATTCTCGAGTTTCAGCAGGATCTGCAACGTCCGCTGACTTCAGCCCAGATAGCGCGCTACCACGATAGCTTTACGGCACTGGCAGAGCAGAGTGTTTCCGTCTTCACCCCACCGGTGGCCAATCTGCTCCGGTATCTGAGTAATATCCAGATTGACCAGATTAACAGCAAGATCAATAAGGATTTGGATGAACTTCGGACCAAGAGAGAGAAGTTAAGCCAGGAAGAAAAACTTCAGCGGTACACCGCCAGATTTGAAAAGTTCAGCAAAGAATGGGTTGGATCACTCACAAAAGAACAACAAGCCATGATCGGAGAGCTGGCAAAACATCAGCTTGATATGGAACCTGTCTTTTTTTCTGTGCGAAGCGGTCTTTATCAGCAGTGGCAAACATTATTGTCGCAACGTCACCGGCCGGAATTTGATGCGAGATTCGAGACATTATTAAAAGATGTCGTCGGTCTTCGCTATGCGCCGGTACAGTCTCAATTAGATCAATACCTTCAGCGCCGATTCGCATTAATGGCACAACTGAATCAGAGTTTATCTTCCTCTCAACGTCAGTATCTGATGAATCAATTAACCGAAACCCGTAAAGAGATAGCCGTGTTGATCCAGCAGTAA
- the lpoB gene encoding penicillin-binding protein activator LpoB — protein MKKRVIALVGIAALMGGCAKQVTYGDAQGVETTTSEFGSTDLQKIAENMTDSMLASGSVGAITAGKRPIIVVDSIKNKTSEHIDTESITDSISTRMLNSGKFRFVDMTRVEAVRKQLNFQNNDELVNQSTAIQFGKMVGAEYMMYGNLASIVKQSGSDKDVYYKMTMRLMDLETGLIEWADETEIRKQEAKRLLGW, from the coding sequence ATGAAAAAACGCGTCATAGCTTTAGTGGGAATTGCTGCCCTGATGGGTGGTTGTGCAAAACAGGTAACCTATGGAGATGCCCAGGGAGTCGAAACCACGACCTCTGAATTCGGCTCGACTGACCTGCAAAAGATTGCGGAAAACATGACAGACAGCATGCTGGCATCGGGTTCAGTGGGCGCGATCACAGCCGGTAAGCGTCCAATCATCGTGGTGGACAGCATCAAAAATAAAACCAGCGAGCACATTGATACTGAATCGATTACCGATTCAATCAGCACACGCATGCTGAACTCAGGCAAGTTCCGTTTTGTCGATATGACACGAGTAGAAGCAGTGCGTAAGCAACTGAACTTCCAGAACAACGATGAACTGGTCAATCAAAGTACGGCGATTCAGTTTGGCAAGATGGTTGGCGCGGAATACATGATGTACGGTAACCTTGCCAGTATCGTGAAGCAATCCGGCAGCGATAAAGACGTCTATTACAAAATGACCATGCGTCTGATGGATCTGGAAACCGGTCTGATTGAGTGGGCGGATGAAACTGAAATCCGTAAGCAGGAAGCCAAACGCTTGCTGGGCTGGTAA
- the hinT gene encoding purine nucleoside phosphoramidase codes for MAEETIFSKIIRKEIPADVVYQDDLVTAFRDINPRAPSHILIIPNKLIPTVNHVEAEDEAMMGRLFTVARKLAEAEGVAEDGYRLIVNCNPHGGQEVYHVHMHLLGGRPLGPMLVG; via the coding sequence ATGGCAGAAGAAACTATCTTCAGCAAAATAATCCGTAAGGAAATCCCGGCAGATGTGGTGTATCAGGACGATCTGGTGACTGCGTTTCGCGATATTAACCCCCGTGCGCCAAGCCACATCCTGATCATTCCTAACAAACTGATCCCAACAGTGAATCATGTTGAAGCGGAAGATGAGGCAATGATGGGGCGCTTGTTTACTGTTGCCCGCAAACTGGCAGAAGCGGAAGGGGTTGCAGAAGACGGTTACCGCCTGATTGTGAACTGTAATCCTCACGGCGGGCAGGAAGTGTATCACGTTCATATGCACCTGTTGGGTGGTCGTCCGCTCGGCCCGATGCTGGTTGGTTAA
- a CDS encoding FKBP-type peptidyl-prolyl cis-trans isomerase, with product MFKIILAIIIIGLVVFFFQRSQSNKQLLVQNAEEGKAFLEANKNQEGVKTTASGLQYTVLKSGTGTVHPKASDKVTVHYHGTLIDGTVFDSSVERGEPIAFNLNQVIKGWTEGLQLMVEGEKVRLFIPAELAYGNRSMGKIGPGSVLIFDVELLKIN from the coding sequence GTGTTTAAAATTATTCTCGCGATCATTATTATCGGCTTGGTAGTTTTCTTCTTTCAACGCAGCCAAAGCAATAAACAGCTTTTAGTGCAGAATGCTGAAGAAGGCAAAGCGTTTCTTGAAGCCAATAAAAACCAGGAAGGGGTCAAAACGACAGCCTCTGGCCTGCAGTATACCGTGCTGAAATCAGGGACAGGCACGGTTCACCCTAAAGCCTCGGACAAGGTGACTGTCCACTACCACGGTACCCTGATTGACGGCACTGTATTCGATAGCTCTGTTGAGCGTGGCGAGCCAATCGCTTTCAACCTCAATCAGGTGATCAAAGGCTGGACCGAAGGGCTTCAGTTGATGGTTGAAGGGGAAAAAGTGCGTTTGTTTATTCCGGCCGAACTGGCGTATGGTAACCGCTCTATGGGTAAAATCGGTCCCGGATCGGTGCTGATTTTCGATGTTGAGCTATTAAAAATTAATTGA
- a CDS encoding YcfL family protein — protein sequence MKYFAVILFTVMLAACADNTTSGISIDSSNQYVVIANPYLANQIGIEKAIVSRQNGLLQAGVPVNSKSDTDIKLQYRFYWYDAKGLEVSGSESPWRQFVLHGKDTMTIKAMAKSADVTNYRIYIREATSTW from the coding sequence ATGAAATATTTTGCGGTAATACTGTTCACTGTGATGCTGGCCGCCTGCGCGGATAACACAACCTCTGGTATCAGTATTGATAGCAGTAACCAGTATGTGGTGATTGCAAATCCTTATCTGGCCAATCAGATTGGTATCGAAAAAGCCATCGTCTCGCGTCAGAATGGCCTGCTTCAGGCGGGTGTGCCGGTAAACAGCAAGTCAGATACGGATATTAAGCTGCAGTACCGTTTTTACTGGTACGATGCCAAAGGTTTGGAAGTCAGCGGCAGTGAAAGCCCATGGCGGCAGTTTGTTCTGCACGGTAAAGACACTATGACCATCAAAGCCATGGCAAAAAGCGCGGATGTTACCAATTACCGTATTTATATCCGTGAAGCGACCAGTACCTGGTAA
- a CDS encoding COG3014 family protein yields the protein MKKHFRYKTVVFFCAFILSGCANLSGHSLFSHYSASTTSSRQALSQGQIQGALDKLPDEPAGAILDGMERGRLTLLAGDYTASFAALQKSDNAVKEQQDAARIQVSEGLNQAGSLFTNDNMISYQASDYELGFLHLYLALNYIHNRDLDGALVEMRRANQVQEAAKQQRESELASAERQLQKEGLADNIGSVLARYPNAGQTLAAVQNGYLFYLSGMLFEADGNLNDAYIDFKRALAVAPDNPYVAEAVQRLAERLGMTDDQQLLAKKYGPWQSPQSGTGRLIILDEQGVVQAPEGWRLPLWLYDSQGQSVLYNLALPYYPPRPAVLPGKLSLNNRLLTAPPLVNVDQMAKQSLSETLPVRVLRQSLRVIAKEQVRQSAARNGDEVGNVLANIFNALTEQPDTRSWQTLPAQVALYQEDLLPGRHQVQWQGSSVEAEVQPGRTTMVWISRQGQTMRGWSVLLGEN from the coding sequence ATGAAAAAACATTTCCGGTACAAAACCGTTGTTTTCTTTTGCGCTTTTATTCTCTCTGGCTGTGCCAATTTATCCGGGCACAGCCTGTTCAGTCATTACAGTGCCAGCACCACATCGAGCAGACAGGCTTTGTCTCAAGGCCAGATTCAGGGCGCATTAGACAAGCTGCCTGATGAGCCTGCAGGGGCGATTCTTGATGGTATGGAACGGGGCAGGCTGACGTTGCTGGCAGGCGATTACACCGCCAGCTTTGCTGCGCTGCAGAAATCGGACAACGCGGTGAAAGAGCAGCAAGATGCTGCCCGGATTCAGGTGTCTGAAGGGTTGAATCAGGCGGGATCACTGTTCACCAATGACAATATGATCAGTTACCAAGCCTCTGATTATGAACTGGGATTTTTGCATTTATATCTGGCGCTGAACTACATTCATAATCGGGACCTGGATGGTGCGCTGGTTGAAATGCGTCGAGCCAATCAGGTGCAGGAAGCAGCAAAACAGCAACGTGAATCTGAATTAGCTTCAGCAGAACGACAACTGCAAAAAGAGGGGCTGGCAGATAATATTGGTTCGGTACTCGCGCGTTATCCGAATGCCGGGCAAACGCTGGCTGCGGTGCAGAATGGCTATTTGTTTTATCTGTCAGGTATGTTGTTTGAAGCGGATGGTAATCTGAATGATGCCTATATTGATTTCAAACGGGCGTTAGCAGTCGCTCCAGATAATCCTTATGTGGCAGAGGCGGTGCAAAGGCTGGCTGAGCGGTTGGGCATGACAGATGATCAGCAGTTGCTGGCCAAAAAGTATGGTCCCTGGCAATCACCTCAGTCAGGAACCGGTCGCCTGATTATTTTAGATGAACAGGGTGTGGTACAGGCGCCTGAAGGCTGGCGATTACCGCTTTGGCTCTATGATAGCCAGGGTCAGAGTGTGCTTTACAATCTGGCACTGCCATATTACCCGCCGCGTCCGGCAGTATTGCCGGGCAAACTCAGCCTGAATAACCGTTTGTTGACTGCACCGCCTTTGGTCAATGTTGATCAAATGGCCAAACAGAGTTTGAGTGAAACCTTGCCGGTACGGGTATTGCGCCAGAGCCTGCGAGTGATTGCCAAAGAGCAGGTCAGACAGTCGGCAGCGCGAAACGGTGATGAAGTTGGTAATGTGTTGGCGAATATATTCAATGCATTAACAGAGCAGCCGGATACAAGAAGCTGGCAAACGCTGCCCGCTCAGGTTGCTTTATACCAGGAAGACTTGCTACCCGGGCGCCATCAGGTTCAATGGCAGGGCAGCTCGGTGGAAGCTGAGGTTCAACCAGGCCGTACCACTATGGTCTGGATTTCCCGACAGGGCCAGACCATGCGTGGCTGGTCGGTGTTATTAGGAGAAAACTAA
- a CDS encoding NAD(P)/FAD-dependent oxidoreductase, translating into MTRIIVVGGGAGGLELATKLGRTLGRKRKANVTLVDKNSSHLWKPLLHEVATGSLDEGVDALSYRAHAKNHHFDFQLGSLKDIDRERKCISLHPLFDEHDELLLPERELEYDILVLAIGSKCNDFNTPGVREHCIFLDSPAQAHKFRTEMNNQFLKLHANKEQKTVDIAIVGAGATGVELSAELHNAVKELRLYGFGDLDSSRLNVNLIEAGERILPALPPRISAAAHTELTKLGVKVHTATMVIKADETGLTTKDGQHIPAKLMVWAAGIKAPDFMKDIAGLETNRINQLVVKDTLQTTRDDDIYVIGDLAACTQKDGTLVPPRAQSAHQMASRCFSNIVAKLTDRAQKPYVFVDHGSLVSLSRFSTVGSLMGNLTKGSMMIEGRIARVMYISLYRMHHIALHGFFKTSLMMLVGRINRVLRPNLKLH; encoded by the coding sequence GTGACGAGAATCATCGTAGTTGGAGGCGGTGCCGGGGGCCTGGAATTGGCCACCAAACTAGGGCGAACCTTAGGCCGTAAACGAAAGGCAAACGTTACCCTGGTCGATAAAAACAGCAGTCATTTGTGGAAACCACTGTTACATGAAGTGGCGACCGGCTCGCTGGATGAAGGCGTTGACGCACTGAGTTACCGTGCGCACGCTAAAAACCATCACTTCGATTTTCAATTGGGTTCATTGAAAGACATTGACCGCGAGCGCAAGTGCATTTCTTTGCATCCGCTGTTTGATGAACACGATGAGTTACTGCTCCCTGAACGTGAGCTTGAGTACGATATTCTGGTTCTGGCGATCGGCTCGAAATGTAATGATTTCAATACGCCCGGGGTGCGAGAGCATTGTATTTTCCTGGACAGCCCGGCGCAGGCACATAAATTCAGAACTGAAATGAACAATCAGTTCCTGAAGCTGCATGCGAACAAAGAGCAGAAAACGGTTGATATTGCGATTGTCGGTGCGGGTGCGACCGGGGTGGAATTGTCCGCGGAACTGCATAATGCCGTGAAAGAGCTGCGTTTGTATGGTTTTGGTGATCTGGACAGTTCAAGACTGAATGTGAATCTGATTGAAGCGGGTGAGCGTATACTGCCTGCGCTGCCGCCACGCATTTCAGCGGCTGCGCATACCGAGCTGACTAAGCTGGGAGTCAAGGTACACACGGCAACCATGGTGATTAAAGCGGACGAAACCGGCCTGACAACCAAAGACGGTCAGCATATTCCGGCCAAACTCATGGTGTGGGCGGCGGGCATTAAAGCTCCTGATTTCATGAAAGATATTGCAGGGCTGGAAACCAACCGTATCAACCAGTTGGTCGTTAAAGATACCCTGCAGACCACCCGTGACGACGATATTTATGTGATTGGGGATCTGGCTGCCTGTACGCAAAAGGATGGCACTCTGGTGCCGCCACGTGCGCAGTCAGCGCATCAGATGGCCAGTCGTTGTTTCTCGAACATTGTCGCTAAGCTGACGGATCGTGCGCAGAAGCCTTATGTTTTTGTTGATCATGGCTCGCTGGTCTCCCTGAGCCGCTTTTCTACCGTCGGAAGCCTGATGGGAAATCTCACCAAAGGGTCGATGATGATTGAAGGCCGGATTGCCCGCGTAATGTATATTTCGTTGTATCGCATGCACCATATCGCGCTGCACGGTTTCTTCAAAACCAGCCTGATGATGCTGGTGGGACGTATAAACCGAGTGCTCCGTCCCAATCTCAAGCTTCATTAA
- the ycfP gene encoding alpha/beta hydrolase YcfP has protein sequence MIIYLHGFDSTSPGNHEKVLQLQFIDPDVRAVTYSTFHPKHDMQHLLKEVDKLIAASEDLHPLICGVGLGGYWAERIGFICGIKQAIFNPNLHPETNMQGKIDRPEEYADIATKCVSDFREKNIGKCLCILSTHDEVLDNQAINRTLDAYYQVIWDDTQTHKFKKISQHLQAIKQFKATH, from the coding sequence ATGATCATCTATCTGCATGGCTTTGATTCCACAAGCCCTGGTAATCACGAAAAAGTACTTCAGCTGCAATTTATCGATCCCGATGTGCGCGCAGTGACTTATAGTACATTTCATCCCAAACACGATATGCAACACTTACTGAAAGAAGTGGATAAGCTCATTGCTGCCAGTGAGGACCTGCATCCGCTGATCTGCGGGGTCGGGCTTGGCGGTTATTGGGCTGAGCGAATCGGGTTTATCTGCGGTATAAAGCAAGCGATTTTTAACCCAAATTTACATCCTGAAACAAATATGCAGGGTAAAATTGATCGGCCGGAAGAGTACGCAGATATAGCAACAAAATGCGTGTCTGATTTCAGAGAAAAAAATATCGGGAAGTGCCTCTGTATACTTTCAACTCATGATGAAGTGTTAGATAATCAAGCCATAAATAGAACATTGGACGCATATTACCAAGTGATCTGGGACGATACACAAACACATAAATTCAAGAAAATCTCCCAGCACTTACAAGCAATAAAGCAATTTAAAGCAACCCATTGA
- a CDS encoding phosphotransferase, producing MPDSSWLEPGEWPFSRIAGFDVLRARPLGGGLSNRCWQLELQSPSSSVRQAVWRPVSAASQAFGVDREYEYRLLSAMQPCPFAPRPIAKTSAGILVEWITGEVCVHAPSSAVLMALQARIHRLPLPGWRLAVRQRAEHYLAVISPEDHGEELASVCAHYFSHIPHSGFPDTCCHHDLGFYNLIQRPCGELAVIDWEYAAAGDPMLDLAFTVQANHLDVVTAAQHYCRYQGGDPDLVSEAVQRWLPWCDFLAMLWYYAGANLWQDDTYRIEAKALLAKLAAA from the coding sequence GTGCCTGACTCATCGTGGCTTGAGCCGGGAGAATGGCCATTCTCCCGCATCGCGGGTTTCGATGTACTGCGTGCCCGTCCCTTAGGCGGCGGGCTCAGTAACCGATGCTGGCAGCTTGAGCTGCAATCCCCGTCATCTTCTGTCAGACAAGCGGTCTGGCGTCCTGTCAGCGCTGCCAGTCAGGCATTCGGTGTTGACCGTGAATATGAGTACCGGTTGTTGTCAGCGATGCAGCCTTGTCCGTTTGCTCCCCGTCCTATTGCAAAAACATCAGCCGGTATACTCGTTGAATGGATAACAGGGGAGGTTTGTGTTCACGCCCCATCATCAGCTGTGCTGATGGCCTTGCAGGCCAGGATTCACCGGTTACCTTTGCCCGGTTGGCGTTTAGCCGTGCGTCAGCGGGCTGAACACTATCTCGCTGTCATCTCACCGGAGGATCACGGGGAGGAACTGGCATCAGTATGTGCACATTATTTCAGCCATATTCCTCACAGTGGCTTTCCTGACACCTGTTGCCATCATGATTTGGGATTTTACAATCTCATTCAGCGCCCGTGTGGAGAGTTGGCCGTGATTGACTGGGAGTATGCGGCAGCTGGTGACCCTATGTTGGATCTGGCATTCACGGTTCAGGCCAACCACCTTGATGTTGTAACTGCTGCGCAGCACTACTGCCGTTATCAGGGAGGTGACCCGGACCTTGTCTCAGAAGCAGTGCAACGGTGGCTCCCCTGGTGCGATTTCTTGGCTATGCTTTGGTATTATGCTGGCGCAAATTTGTGGCAGGATGACACCTATCGTATTGAGGCAAAAGCATTGTTAGCAAAATTGGCTGCGGCCTGA
- a CDS encoding GNAT family N-acetyltransferase has translation MKLDFMLTTPRLYLRPYKIADVDDNLAAVLESQPDLSPWVEWCHDGYDQQDAHAWLSASQMNWKIDSGYELAVFTSRDDKFVGTVCLNNLSQLTNSAELGYWIRSSCHRQGYATEAIIALARFAFDTLALTRLEIVVHIRNTPSQKTAESTGALFESLSRNRIYTHGKACDGMVYSLIPQDLSLKRNRFG, from the coding sequence ATGAAGCTGGACTTCATGCTCACTACTCCCCGTCTTTACCTGCGGCCATACAAGATTGCAGATGTCGATGACAACCTGGCCGCGGTTCTGGAATCGCAGCCGGATTTATCGCCCTGGGTCGAGTGGTGCCATGATGGTTATGACCAACAGGATGCGCACGCCTGGCTGTCGGCTTCTCAGATGAACTGGAAAATCGACAGTGGCTATGAGCTGGCAGTTTTTACAAGCCGTGACGACAAGTTTGTCGGGACTGTGTGCCTGAATAACCTGTCTCAGCTGACCAATTCTGCTGAGCTAGGCTACTGGATACGAAGCAGTTGCCATCGTCAGGGCTATGCAACAGAAGCAATTATTGCTCTGGCCCGTTTTGCGTTTGACACGCTGGCACTGACCCGGCTGGAAATTGTGGTACACATCCGTAATACCCCCAGCCAGAAAACAGCTGAAAGCACAGGCGCGTTGTTTGAATCTCTGAGCCGAAACCGAATTTACACCCATGGCAAAGCCTGCGATGGCATGGTCTACTCACTGATTCCGCAGGACTTGTCACTCAAACGCAACAGGTTCGGCTAA